A genomic window from Pseudoalteromonas piratica includes:
- the rplS gene encoding 50S ribosomal protein L19, giving the protein MAKVNQNIIKVLEDEQLKSDVPEFGPGDTVVVKVRVKEGNKERLQAFEGVVIAKRNRGLHSSFTVRKMSSGEGVERVFQTHSPLIDSIERKRRGAVRRAKLYYLRERSGKSARIKEKLN; this is encoded by the coding sequence ATGGCAAAAGTAAACCAAAATATTATTAAAGTGCTTGAAGATGAGCAACTTAAATCTGACGTACCAGAGTTCGGCCCTGGTGATACAGTAGTTGTTAAAGTACGTGTTAAAGAAGGTAACAAAGAGCGTCTACAGGCGTTTGAAGGTGTGGTAATCGCTAAGCGTAACCGTGGTCTTCACTCTTCTTTCACAGTACGTAAGATGTCAAGCGGCGAAGGTGTAGAGCGTGTTTTCCAAACACACAGCCCACTAATCGACAGCATCGAGCGCAAGCGTCGCGGTGCAGTACGTCGTGCTAAGCTTTACTACCTACGTGAGCGTTCTGGTAAGTCTGCGCGTATTAAAGAAAAACTTAACTAA
- the tyrA gene encoding bifunctional chorismate mutase/prephenate dehydrogenase, producing MSELQALREKIDDCDRQLVELLAKRNQITAQVGAYKQQQGQPVYVPARETALIEARRKEAAKAGVSPELIEDVLRRLMRESYQNQQLGLACVAPQLSPVVIVGGKGAMGQLFKRQLERSGYQVNVLDTDNQADKESLLASARCVIISVPIHAVESVIAALPKLHPECLLVDITSVKSSPLKAMEKHHQGPVLALHPMFGPDIPHWVKQTVVVCQDKPCDVANALLEQLTVWGCNLVAMDAKKHDEAMQIVQVMRHLTTFVYGQFLAKQSHSLEEIESCSSPIYHLELMMVGRLFAQSPELYSDIMLAQFDDVAPLMKEYCEVFQQTFEKLKQNNKAGLIDDFALAKTFFSDSASTFLSQSKALLSKANDAKVLDY from the coding sequence ATGAGCGAATTACAAGCCCTTCGAGAGAAAATTGATGATTGTGATAGGCAACTTGTTGAATTACTTGCAAAGCGGAATCAGATTACAGCTCAAGTTGGTGCTTATAAACAACAGCAAGGTCAACCTGTTTATGTGCCAGCTAGAGAAACAGCGTTAATTGAAGCTCGTCGCAAAGAGGCTGCAAAAGCGGGCGTTAGCCCTGAGTTAATTGAAGATGTACTTCGTCGGCTAATGCGCGAGTCATATCAGAATCAACAGCTTGGCCTGGCATGTGTGGCGCCACAATTGTCTCCAGTTGTGATTGTCGGTGGTAAAGGTGCAATGGGCCAGTTATTTAAACGTCAATTAGAGCGCTCTGGCTATCAGGTAAATGTGCTAGATACAGATAATCAAGCGGACAAAGAAAGCTTACTTGCCAGTGCGCGTTGTGTAATTATTTCTGTGCCAATTCATGCTGTTGAATCAGTGATTGCCGCGTTACCTAAACTCCACCCTGAATGCTTGCTTGTTGACATAACAAGTGTCAAATCATCGCCTCTAAAGGCGATGGAAAAACATCATCAAGGACCAGTGTTAGCATTACACCCAATGTTTGGTCCAGACATTCCACACTGGGTGAAACAAACGGTTGTTGTTTGTCAGGATAAGCCTTGCGATGTAGCCAATGCATTGCTTGAACAACTTACCGTATGGGGGTGTAATTTAGTGGCAATGGATGCCAAAAAGCATGACGAAGCGATGCAAATCGTGCAGGTTATGCGTCACTTAACGACATTTGTTTATGGTCAGTTCTTAGCAAAACAAAGTCATAGCCTGGAAGAAATAGAATCCTGTTCTTCACCTATTTATCATTTAGAATTAATGATGGTAGGGCGATTATTTGCACAATCACCAGAATTGTATAGTGACATTATGCTGGCGCAATTTGATGATGTGGCACCATTAATGAAAGAATATTGTGAAGTGTTTCAACAAACATTTGAAAAATTAAAACAAAATAATAAGGCGGGATTAATCGATGACTTTGCATTAGCGAAAACGTTTTTTTCAGATTCTGCCAGTACTTTTTTAAGTCAAAGTAAAGCATTATTGAGTAAAGCGAATGACGCAAAAGTCTTAGATTATTAA
- a CDS encoding chorismate mutase, whose protein sequence is MSNALESLRRDINEIDSELLVLLAKRRRVSHGVVEYKIANNKPIRDEQREQALLEKLISYGSSLGLDGYYVNRVFQTIIEDSVLHQQAMLQQNLNPELHTETNRVAYLGGQGSYSQLACHKYFSRRPGKLVELGCSSFNEITNKVETGQADFGLLPIENTCSGSINEVYDLLQHTQVSIVGELTQAVEHCLVASPGVAIEDVTKIYGHPQPFAQCSQFISNLSGVQLAYSDSTSTALKQASADGSGAAIASEDAARKAGLAVLEADLANQSHNHSRFIVVARKAVKVSKQIPTKTTLIMATKQSAGALADALMIFKQHNINLVKLESRPVPGNPWEEVFYVDLEANIDMPEVRNALDALKEVTAYIRILGCYQSETLSAVNVTTE, encoded by the coding sequence ATGTCCAATGCGCTTGAGTCCCTTCGTAGGGATATCAATGAAATAGACTCGGAGTTGTTAGTCTTATTGGCTAAAAGACGTCGCGTCAGTCATGGAGTTGTTGAATATAAAATCGCAAACAACAAACCTATTCGTGATGAACAACGAGAACAAGCTCTGCTTGAAAAGCTAATTAGTTACGGCAGTTCACTGGGGCTTGATGGCTATTATGTAAATCGGGTTTTTCAAACCATTATTGAAGATTCGGTATTACACCAACAGGCGATGCTGCAACAAAACTTAAACCCTGAGCTGCATACAGAAACAAATCGTGTGGCTTATTTAGGGGGGCAAGGGTCTTACAGCCAACTAGCTTGTCATAAGTACTTCAGTCGTCGTCCTGGCAAGCTGGTTGAGCTTGGCTGCAGTAGCTTCAATGAAATCACAAACAAAGTTGAGACTGGTCAAGCTGACTTTGGCCTATTGCCCATCGAAAATACCTGCTCAGGCAGTATTAATGAAGTATACGATTTATTACAACACACTCAGGTGTCTATTGTTGGCGAACTAACACAAGCGGTTGAGCACTGCTTAGTGGCAAGCCCAGGTGTCGCTATTGAAGATGTGACGAAAATATACGGTCATCCTCAACCATTTGCTCAATGCAGCCAATTTATTAGTAATTTAAGCGGTGTTCAACTTGCTTATAGTGATTCAACGTCAACGGCTTTAAAACAGGCTTCTGCGGATGGTTCTGGCGCTGCAATCGCCTCTGAAGACGCGGCTCGTAAAGCAGGTCTTGCAGTATTAGAAGCCGACCTTGCAAATCAAAGTCATAACCATAGTCGTTTTATTGTTGTTGCACGTAAAGCTGTTAAGGTATCTAAACAGATCCCTACTAAAACAACATTAATTATGGCAACTAAGCAGTCTGCAGGTGCGCTTGCTGACGCGCTAATGATTTTCAAACAACATAATATCAACTTAGTTAAGCTTGAATCTCGCCCTGTTCCCGGCAATCCATGGGAAGAAGTATTTTATGTCGATTTAGAGGCAAACATTGATATGCCTGAGGTGAGAAATGCCCTTGACGCATTAAAAGAAGTGACAGCGTATATTCGTATTTTAGGCTGCTATCAAAGTGAAACCTTAAGTGCGGTAAACGTTACAACGGAATAA
- a CDS encoding bifunctional diguanylate cyclase/phosphodiesterase, with the protein MNSKHLDASFGLNALSAKLSILISAICLIAGLTAAYLMVKSERKQLLFEEYGVLTELSKPFIERFENLLDEKKRIAVDANTIVTEALYSEKALAEKVVPSKLVFGKDGSIRSSSSTNVAGVRSAAFLPQQNYSHEYKRIFAQTEQVWSQLAPILTDETFFNYYFISQDRFIRISPPNWALNVPANHDFRQDVFYEIGTPQANPNLEASWTPIYYDDIWERWVISLIVPLHYGGEFKGITGSDIELPKLQAMFPDKVGDAKLFVLNSAGQIIQFEGKTDIITRIGGTMNDELDTKNQLPVELRSQIDSLLANNRNESQGEFSIDDSKHIFSIQKFSDFDWYIGVYKTHSEALSAIDEIEVKFFGLFILYAVLVVLLLHQTLSHLVIKRIKALVSSSREVARGQFETAQKLAVNKDEIGLLNFEFGAMAGKLEKTMGDLRQELAEKEVAEQRARRLSKAVEFSGSAVVITDEHLNIEYVNPKLIEMTGFEKDHFIGQPLLVLMEPDMMILVEDIVQDLLARHHWKGDTLLHNTDKRALWVSLSVSPIRDDNHKVYSYVASAQDISFVKESQRKMEQLAYYDTLTGLANRALFRMQLKKSLALASRGHYSFALFYFDLDEFKRINDTLGHDAGDQLLLEVAQRLQKRLRAEDTIARLGGDEFAVLLSGINDRDQAADVALTIQNTLSQPIRLGSNEVIVSASIGITMASEQSPEEDVLLKHADLAMYEAKALGKNTYYFYNDTLDAAAKERLFIENELRIGIKEQQFELYYQPQININNEQIVGFEALIRWHHPTLGYIAPDKFIPIAEATGLIVELGEWVLWESCAFAQRMALKDHGSNISINLSARQFKDTSLIPLLEKVIAKTGIDAARIHLELTESMLMGDVEGSIKQMHQLKALGVSLSIDDFGTGYSSLSYLKRFPLDILKIDRSFIKDIPEDSNDMEITAAIIAMAQKLNLELVAEGVESEEQIDFLKINNCEVVQGYFYSKPVPEHEISLMVDKIQGNGF; encoded by the coding sequence GTGAACTCTAAACATTTGGATGCGAGTTTTGGTCTTAATGCTTTAAGCGCTAAATTATCCATATTAATATCGGCGATTTGCTTGATTGCAGGATTAACCGCTGCCTACTTGATGGTTAAGTCTGAGCGAAAACAATTACTTTTCGAAGAATATGGTGTGCTTACTGAGCTTTCAAAACCGTTTATCGAACGTTTTGAGAACTTATTAGATGAGAAAAAACGCATTGCTGTTGATGCCAACACCATTGTAACCGAAGCGCTATATTCAGAAAAAGCACTGGCAGAAAAAGTTGTGCCGAGCAAGTTAGTCTTTGGTAAAGATGGCAGCATACGCAGTTCTTCAAGTACCAATGTTGCGGGTGTTCGCTCAGCTGCCTTTTTACCTCAGCAAAACTATAGCCACGAATACAAACGAATTTTTGCCCAAACAGAGCAGGTTTGGTCGCAACTCGCCCCCATTTTAACTGACGAAACATTCTTCAACTATTATTTTATAAGCCAAGACCGCTTTATTCGAATCTCTCCCCCTAATTGGGCTTTAAATGTGCCGGCAAATCATGATTTTAGGCAAGACGTTTTTTATGAGATAGGTACACCTCAAGCTAACCCTAACTTAGAGGCATCTTGGACACCCATTTATTACGATGATATTTGGGAGCGCTGGGTTATTAGCTTAATCGTGCCATTGCACTATGGCGGTGAGTTTAAAGGTATCACTGGCAGTGATATTGAACTGCCAAAGTTACAAGCGATGTTTCCAGACAAAGTGGGCGATGCAAAACTATTTGTATTAAACAGCGCAGGGCAAATAATTCAGTTTGAAGGTAAAACTGATATTATTACGCGTATCGGCGGCACAATGAATGACGAGCTCGATACAAAAAATCAATTACCTGTTGAGCTGCGTAGTCAAATTGACAGTTTATTAGCGAATAACCGAAATGAATCACAAGGTGAGTTTTCGATTGATGACAGTAAACACATCTTCAGCATTCAAAAGTTTAGCGACTTTGATTGGTATATTGGTGTTTATAAAACACATTCCGAAGCACTTTCTGCGATTGACGAGATAGAAGTTAAATTCTTTGGTTTGTTTATTCTCTATGCAGTACTTGTTGTACTCTTGTTGCATCAGACGCTTTCTCATCTAGTTATTAAACGCATCAAAGCATTAGTTTCTAGCTCACGTGAAGTGGCTAGAGGGCAATTCGAAACGGCACAAAAACTTGCCGTTAATAAAGACGAAATCGGCTTACTAAATTTTGAATTTGGTGCGATGGCGGGCAAGCTTGAAAAAACCATGGGTGACTTACGCCAAGAACTTGCTGAAAAAGAGGTGGCGGAACAACGTGCTCGTCGTTTATCTAAGGCAGTTGAATTCTCTGGCTCGGCAGTAGTTATCACCGATGAACATTTAAATATCGAATACGTAAACCCTAAATTAATTGAAATGACAGGGTTCGAAAAAGATCATTTTATTGGGCAGCCATTACTGGTTCTTATGGAGCCAGATATGATGATTTTGGTTGAGGATATCGTTCAGGATTTATTGGCACGCCATCATTGGAAAGGGGATACGCTCTTACATAACACTGACAAACGTGCGTTGTGGGTATCGCTATCAGTTTCACCAATTCGTGATGATAATCATAAAGTATACAGTTACGTTGCTTCCGCACAGGATATTTCTTTTGTAAAAGAAAGCCAGCGCAAAATGGAGCAATTGGCGTACTATGATACACTAACGGGCCTTGCGAATCGTGCGCTATTTCGCATGCAGTTAAAAAAATCATTAGCACTTGCATCACGTGGACACTATTCATTTGCGCTGTTTTATTTTGATTTGGATGAGTTTAAACGAATAAACGATACGCTAGGTCATGATGCTGGTGACCAACTTTTACTTGAGGTGGCACAGCGTCTACAGAAACGCCTTCGAGCTGAGGATACTATCGCGCGTCTAGGTGGTGATGAGTTTGCTGTTTTGTTAAGTGGCATTAATGACCGTGATCAAGCGGCAGATGTGGCATTAACGATTCAAAACACCTTAAGTCAACCAATTCGTCTTGGCAGTAATGAAGTGATCGTCAGTGCCAGTATCGGTATTACGATGGCATCTGAACAAAGCCCTGAAGAAGATGTATTGTTAAAGCATGCTGATCTTGCCATGTATGAAGCAAAAGCATTAGGTAAGAACACTTATTATTTCTATAACGATACCCTTGATGCTGCTGCGAAAGAACGCTTGTTCATCGAGAATGAATTACGAATTGGTATTAAAGAACAACAATTTGAACTTTATTATCAGCCTCAAATTAACATCAATAACGAACAAATTGTTGGTTTTGAAGCTCTCATTCGATGGCATCACCCAACATTGGGTTACATAGCTCCGGACAAGTTTATACCGATTGCTGAGGCGACAGGTCTTATTGTCGAATTAGGAGAGTGGGTGTTATGGGAGTCTTGTGCTTTTGCCCAGAGAATGGCATTAAAAGACCATGGCAGTAATATTTCGATTAATCTGTCAGCACGTCAATTCAAAGACACGAGCCTTATCCCGCTGTTAGAAAAAGTCATCGCTAAAACAGGCATTGATGCAGCGCGAATTCACTTAGAACTTACAGAAAGTATGCTTATGGGGGATGTTGAAGGGTCAATTAAGCAGATGCATCAATTGAAGGCATTAGGTGTCTCATTATCGATTGATGACTTTGGTACTGGCTATTCATCACTCAGTTATCTAAAACGTTTCCCTCTCGATATTCTGAAAATTGATCGCTCATTTATTAAGGATATTCCTGAAGACAGTAATGACATGGAAATCACCGCAGCAATCATAGCAATGGCACAAAAACTGAACCTAGAGCTCGTTGCAGAAGGTGTTGAAAGTGAAGAGCAGATTGATTTCTTAAAAATTAATAATTGCGAAGTCGTGCAAGGGTATTTCTACAGTAAGCCTGTACCTGAGCACGAAATCTCATTAATGGTGGATAAAATTCAAGGGAATGGCTTTTAG
- a CDS encoding SUI1 family translation initiation factor — MSDSNLVYSTESGRINQPKEAPELDVKLFKDGFIRIEKQTKGRKGKGVMLVVGIDPTAHDLKKLAKLLKSKMGQGGAVKEGVIEIQGDDREKLKGLLEQQGFKVKIAGG; from the coding sequence ATGTCAGACTCAAATTTGGTTTACTCAACAGAAAGTGGTCGTATTAATCAGCCCAAAGAAGCGCCTGAACTCGATGTTAAGTTATTCAAAGATGGTTTTATCCGTATTGAAAAACAAACAAAGGGTAGAAAAGGCAAAGGTGTCATGCTCGTGGTAGGTATTGACCCAACAGCACATGATTTAAAAAAGCTAGCAAAGCTACTTAAATCAAAAATGGGACAAGGTGGTGCGGTTAAAGAAGGGGTTATTGAAATCCAAGGCGATGACAGAGAAAAGTTAAAAGGTCTGCTTGAACAACAAGGTTTCAAAGTAAAAATTGCCGGTGGTTAA
- a CDS encoding STAS domain-containing protein, which produces MSLNKALSPDGKLFTIEIKGKFDFNLVQSFRSAYADVGTGVPKVIIDLRETEYMDSSALGMLLNMKKSLGDSVSGIHIANCRPQIKKILQISRFDKKFDID; this is translated from the coding sequence ATGAGTTTGAATAAGGCTCTTTCGCCAGATGGCAAATTATTTACGATTGAAATCAAGGGGAAATTTGATTTCAACTTAGTACAATCATTTAGAAGTGCTTACGCAGACGTCGGTACCGGTGTACCTAAAGTGATTATCGATTTACGAGAAACTGAATATATGGATAGCTCTGCGCTAGGCATGCTGCTCAACATGAAAAAGTCTCTAGGGGATTCTGTTAGCGGCATACACATTGCTAATTGCAGACCTCAGATTAAAAAGATTTTGCAAATTTCGCGTTTTGATAAGAAATTTGATATTGATTGA
- a CDS encoding ATP-binding SpoIIE family protein phosphatase has translation MKILVVDDQELNRNLLRFMLEQEQHQVALAEDGEKALQVFDEFNPDLVLLDVVMPKMDGFAVAPLLKAKSAEVYLPIIFITALDDKSSLEKCLQVGGDDFLNKPFDKVILSAKIKAHARTRELSKKTYKQNRELAYYQLHTEREHELVEHIFDNALENRFLLPELIEFNLSPASMFNGDIFLMAPSCTGGVYVLMGDFTGHGLAAAMGALPASKIFYSMTQKGLSIGDIAAELNHTLYDLLPGNMFCAASIIEINSSGRSFSAWLGGLPDGFLLSKDGQVKQKLTSRHMALGILDEFEFERDTVYIETELDDKIFLYTDGVIEAENNRGEFFGEERLLKKVSAPTFTELGSIVDSVKRFTGKQDQQDDLSLALIKCKPSPITPQLSDEYLSTPLNISMTLDADHLKNTDPVLDVVEMICAMKGCSEHRSNLFLLISETFNNALEHGVLGLESGLKDSDEGFCQYYELRAERLSALAEGKITLDINYLPEQPKICFTITDSGDGFIKHHVNDDDNFHGRGLGLIKEIAESVELNECGNQITVSYSLVHS, from the coding sequence ATGAAGATATTGGTTGTTGATGATCAAGAGTTAAATCGAAATCTTTTACGTTTCATGCTTGAGCAAGAGCAACATCAAGTTGCTCTAGCCGAGGATGGGGAAAAAGCGTTACAAGTATTTGATGAGTTTAACCCTGACTTAGTATTGCTTGATGTTGTAATGCCAAAGATGGATGGCTTTGCAGTAGCGCCACTTTTAAAAGCAAAATCCGCTGAAGTATATCTGCCTATCATTTTTATCACAGCACTCGATGACAAAAGCAGCCTTGAAAAGTGCTTGCAAGTCGGTGGCGATGATTTTTTAAATAAACCGTTCGACAAAGTTATTTTATCAGCCAAAATCAAAGCTCACGCCCGAACACGAGAGCTTAGCAAAAAAACATATAAGCAAAATCGTGAACTCGCTTATTACCAACTTCATACCGAACGTGAACATGAACTGGTCGAGCACATTTTTGATAACGCCTTAGAAAATCGCTTTTTATTGCCAGAACTGATTGAGTTTAATCTGTCTCCTGCATCGATGTTTAACGGTGATATATTTTTAATGGCGCCGAGTTGTACTGGCGGAGTGTATGTCTTGATGGGGGATTTCACAGGGCATGGCCTCGCTGCTGCAATGGGGGCACTTCCTGCGTCAAAAATCTTTTATTCGATGACACAAAAAGGTTTGTCTATAGGAGACATTGCAGCAGAACTTAATCACACCCTATATGATTTATTACCCGGCAACATGTTTTGTGCAGCAAGTATCATTGAAATTAATAGCTCAGGTCGATCTTTTTCGGCTTGGTTGGGCGGATTGCCCGATGGCTTCTTGCTGAGTAAAGATGGCCAAGTTAAGCAAAAGCTGACATCAAGGCACATGGCGTTGGGTATTCTGGATGAGTTTGAATTTGAACGTGACACTGTTTACATTGAAACTGAATTAGACGATAAGATTTTTCTGTATACTGATGGCGTAATTGAAGCAGAAAATAATCGAGGAGAGTTCTTTGGCGAAGAACGCCTACTAAAGAAAGTATCTGCGCCTACTTTTACAGAGCTAGGCTCGATAGTAGATTCTGTTAAACGTTTCACAGGAAAACAGGACCAGCAAGATGACCTCAGCTTAGCGTTGATAAAATGTAAGCCATCACCAATAACTCCGCAACTCAGTGATGAATACTTAAGCACTCCATTAAATATCTCTATGACTCTGGATGCCGATCACTTAAAAAATACCGATCCTGTCCTAGATGTTGTTGAAATGATCTGTGCAATGAAGGGATGTTCAGAGCATCGCTCTAATTTATTCTTACTGATCTCAGAAACCTTTAATAATGCCTTAGAGCATGGTGTTTTGGGTTTAGAGTCAGGTTTAAAAGATAGCGATGAAGGGTTTTGCCAATACTATGAACTGCGCGCCGAGCGATTATCAGCGCTTGCAGAAGGGAAAATAACCCTCGATATTAATTACCTTCCCGAACAGCCAAAAATTTGTTTTACGATAACAGACTCAGGTGATGGGTTTATCAAACATCATGTAAATGATGATGATAACTTCCATGGCAGAGGGCTTGGTTTGATAAAAGAAATTGCAGAGTCTGTTGAACTCAATGAATGTGGAAATCAAATAACCGTCTCTTATTCTTTAGTACACAGTTAA
- a CDS encoding GAF domain-containing protein — MAKLIDFTSYKLDPAKVTEFRELIESEIKRANIELVEWQYLIPELGEGGSCSLFGQLQEAPFKLNEFVEPNDANKRSLAALTSIVKFVEQQNLVDWFGIYQSRQVEGITQLLKLAYFGNPSRPLFPVDENYARISNNAFVALNGQGRVINNVEQYIANGGEYYTCDPAVKSEVCLPHFSQAGEVLGIIDAEAFENDVFHQDALALFQAVCEVVPNYLPE, encoded by the coding sequence ATGGCTAAATTGATAGATTTTACAAGTTATAAGTTGGATCCTGCTAAAGTTACGGAGTTTCGCGAGTTAATCGAAAGTGAAATTAAACGTGCAAATATTGAACTGGTTGAATGGCAGTATTTGATCCCTGAGTTAGGCGAAGGCGGGAGCTGTAGTTTGTTTGGGCAGTTACAAGAAGCGCCATTTAAGTTAAATGAGTTTGTTGAGCCAAATGATGCAAACAAACGCTCACTTGCTGCCTTGACAAGCATTGTTAAATTTGTCGAGCAGCAAAACTTAGTCGACTGGTTTGGTATTTATCAATCGCGTCAAGTAGAGGGAATAACACAATTACTTAAACTCGCTTATTTCGGTAATCCAAGCCGTCCTCTTTTTCCAGTTGATGAAAACTATGCGCGTATTAGTAACAATGCGTTTGTTGCATTAAATGGACAAGGTCGTGTTATTAATAATGTTGAGCAATACATTGCAAATGGTGGAGAGTATTATACTTGCGATCCTGCGGTTAAGTCTGAAGTGTGTTTGCCACACTTTTCTCAGGCAGGTGAGGTGTTAGGTATTATTGACGCTGAAGCATTTGAGAACGATGTATTTCATCAGGATGCATTAGCGCTTTTTCAAGCGGTATGTGAAGTAGTCCCCAATTACTTACCTGAATAA
- a CDS encoding amino acid aminotransferase, protein MFANLKPLPTDPILGLMAKYRQDTNPNKIDLGVGVYKTEEGDTPILSCVKKAEKFRLENETSKSYIGLAGDLGFCAKMESLLLGEHPALLANRVRTAQAPGGTGALRVAAEFIAKANPQASVWVTTPTWANHIGLFSAAGLTVKEYPYYDYENKGLLFDEMMATLKTVPKGDIVLLHACCHNPSGMDLNAEQWQQVADLAKEVGFTPLVDIAYQGFGTSLEDDSAGLRLLAATVDEMIICSSCSKNFGLYRERIGACSIISESSAVADIANSVLLSVVRSIYSMPPAHGATIVDTILGSEELTAEWHQELAEMRNRINGLRSTIVEALHSRGVAQDFSFIEKQHGMFSFLSITPEQIERLQKEYSIYIVGSSRVNVAGVSKANINYFADAVATVIK, encoded by the coding sequence ATGTTTGCAAACTTAAAGCCACTACCAACGGATCCAATTTTAGGTTTGATGGCTAAATACCGCCAAGATACAAATCCAAATAAAATCGACTTAGGCGTAGGTGTTTATAAAACCGAAGAAGGTGATACGCCAATTCTAAGCTGTGTAAAAAAAGCAGAAAAATTTCGCTTAGAAAACGAAACAAGCAAGTCATATATCGGTTTGGCTGGTGACTTAGGTTTTTGTGCAAAAATGGAGTCTCTTCTGCTTGGCGAACATCCGGCGCTTTTAGCAAACCGTGTAAGAACTGCTCAAGCACCAGGTGGTACAGGGGCACTGCGTGTTGCGGCAGAATTTATTGCAAAAGCAAACCCGCAGGCAAGTGTTTGGGTAACAACACCAACATGGGCTAATCACATTGGCTTATTTTCAGCTGCGGGCTTAACGGTAAAAGAATACCCATATTACGATTACGAAAATAAGGGCTTATTGTTTGACGAGATGATGGCGACACTTAAAACGGTACCTAAAGGTGATATCGTTTTACTTCACGCATGTTGTCATAATCCAAGTGGCATGGACTTAAATGCTGAGCAATGGCAACAAGTTGCTGACCTTGCTAAAGAAGTAGGTTTTACACCTTTAGTGGATATTGCTTATCAAGGTTTTGGTACCAGCCTAGAAGATGATTCAGCGGGCCTTCGATTACTTGCTGCAACTGTTGATGAAATGATTATTTGTTCGTCATGTTCTAAAAACTTTGGTTTATACCGTGAACGTATTGGTGCATGTTCGATTATTTCTGAATCAAGCGCGGTTGCTGATATTGCCAACTCAGTGCTGTTAAGTGTGGTTCGCAGTATTTACTCGATGCCACCTGCACATGGTGCAACGATTGTTGATACGATTCTTGGCAGTGAAGAGCTGACAGCGGAGTGGCATCAGGAATTAGCTGAAATGCGTAATCGTATTAATGGATTACGTAGTACCATTGTTGAAGCGCTTCATAGCCGAGGTGTTGCACAGGATTTTTCATTTATTGAAAAGCAGCATGGTATGTTTTCTTTCTTGAGTATTACGCCGGAACAAATCGAACGCTTACAAAAAGAGTATTCAATTTATATCGTTGGTTCAAGCCGCGTTAATGTTGCTGGAGTGAGCAAAGCAAACATCAATTACTTTGCAGATGCCGTAGCAACCGTAATCAAGTAA
- a CDS encoding YebG family protein: MAVEVCYKVVRDGVERMTFTSKKDADAYDKMLDIAEALETMLGEVDVPLSEQQNEALALEMAKRKDQFIAALKGGKPTPPNNKAKVTDIKKVS; the protein is encoded by the coding sequence ATGGCCGTTGAGGTATGTTACAAAGTAGTTAGGGATGGAGTGGAACGTATGACATTTACATCAAAGAAAGATGCTGACGCATATGACAAAATGTTAGATATCGCTGAAGCACTTGAAACCATGTTAGGTGAAGTTGATGTTCCACTTAGTGAACAACAAAATGAAGCGTTAGCGCTAGAAATGGCGAAACGCAAAGACCAATTTATTGCAGCGTTGAAAGGTGGTAAACCTACCCCGCCAAATAATAAAGCAAAAGTTACTGACATTAAGAAAGTCAGTTAA
- a CDS encoding DUF6868 family protein has translation MSSEQIVSFLGWATVINLIILSVSAVLLLLFRQSIVTIHSQLFNVEHKSLNLLYVQYFAFYKVLVVFFNLVPYFVLKLVI, from the coding sequence ATGTCGAGTGAGCAAATTGTTAGTTTTTTAGGTTGGGCAACAGTTATTAATCTGATTATATTAAGTGTCAGTGCGGTGTTATTATTACTATTTAGACAATCGATTGTAACGATTCATAGTCAACTTTTTAATGTTGAACATAAATCTTTGAATCTGCTCTACGTGCAGTATTTTGCGTTTTATAAAGTATTGGTTGTTTTCTTTAACTTGGTTCCCTATTTTGTTTTAAAATTGGTGATTTAA